In one window of Coleofasciculaceae cyanobacterium DNA:
- a CDS encoding MarR family winged helix-turn-helix transcriptional regulator: MTAKPANFNSEQYQQVLAPQGIGYRLKLLSQLLSRNFQEQLEPLGLTPFHWVVLCCLWSEDGLATSAIGGKLQQVGGTLTGVLDRMEDRGLIRRERDRTDRRMVRIWLTDTGKELETVLPPMALDLRERVLTGFSNNERKQFSQLIDRAIANLA, encoded by the coding sequence ATGACCGCTAAGCCCGCTAATTTTAATTCCGAGCAGTATCAACAAGTTTTAGCCCCACAGGGTATTGGCTATCGCCTCAAATTACTGTCTCAACTTTTGAGTCGTAATTTTCAAGAACAATTAGAACCTTTGGGACTGACTCCTTTCCACTGGGTAGTATTATGCTGTCTTTGGTCAGAAGACGGTTTGGCAACTTCGGCAATTGGGGGCAAACTTCAGCAGGTGGGAGGAACTCTAACAGGGGTTTTAGACCGCATGGAAGACAGAGGACTGATTCGTCGCGAACGAGATCGCACCGATCGCCGTATGGTGAGAATTTGGCTTACAGATACGGGAAAAGAACTCGAAACAGTTTTGCCACCAATGGCTCTAGACTTGCGAGAACGAGTTCTGACAGGTTTTTCAAATAACGAAAGAAAGCAGTTTTCCCAATTAATCGATCGCGCGATCGCTAATCTAGCCTAA